ACTACCTCTACAGGAACTCCGTGAGCTATGCAGTCCCGACCGTCGGAGGCGTCCTCGTTGTCGAGCAGTTCATGGGTACGGGGGTTCCGGCCGATGGCATAGTGGCTCGGGCCTCGGGAGTTGTCATGCTCCGACTTGTTTTCTCCTGCCAGGGCGGTGGCGGCACTGTCCAGAACGTAGCACCGTCGGTATCGGGCGCCGAATTCACTGCCTCCTTCGAGCAGTTCACGCTAAGACCGGGAGATGAGCACATCTTGGATTTACAGTTCAACACCCTCGCATCCACAGTAGAATCGATGGTCTCGGTATCAGTCGCACCAGGCGGTATCACATCAACATTTTCCAGCGTTCAGGTGTTCGGATTCCCTGTCAGGGCGTATGTCGCCTCGGCCCCCGCAGACATCCACGTAGATGGGGCGTTCGGGGATTGGACGGGCAGGACGAGCATGGACGCTGATTCGACGTCCGTAGGGAACGCTAACATCAACATCAATTCCGTGGGCGCGGTGAACACGACCAGCTCATCCAGTTTCTACGTGAGCGTGGTTGGAGACATGTGCAGCGGGTCCTATGTACCGTTCATCTTCAGCAAGCCCTCCGGCCCAGGCGGGGGTGGCGGGGGCATCGTGATCCCTCAGCGGAACACGGGAGAGGACATCCTCAGGGTGTACATCGACAGTGATATGTCGGCTGCAACTGGATATCCCATGTCGCTCTCCTCCAAGACCATAGGAGCGGATTTCAAGATTGAGGTCATGGGCATCTACGGCAAGATCACATCCAAATCTCTGATGAGCTGCTCTGGAGGCTCATGGGACTTGGTTTCTAGCGCCCTTGTCAGCGCAGCTAGCGACGCTCAGCGGCTAGAGCTTCAGGTCTCCTCAGATGCCATTTCCAGTAGTGTATCAATCGACTACGTCATCGAAACTACCGATTGGAGGGGCAGATCGGATCTCTCGACTTCTGCGCCGCAGGGCACGAGGGCATGGACAATAGACGGCACAACTACCTCGACGGCTGCGACTGCAATGTCATATCAGAGGAAGCTCTTCTACGACGGCACGAACTTCTGGAGCTTCTACTGGGACGGGACCAACACCGTGTACAAGTACAGCACTGACTCAGGCGTCACATGGGCCGCCGGGGGGACTGTGTTCAAGGCGGCCGGAGTGAATGAGGCATCGATATGGTGGGATGCATCCAACAGTACAGTCTACGTCGTCGGAGACACTTCGACAGCCACTGTGACCGTCCGTCTTCAAAAGGGGACCGTCTCGCCCGCGACCCGCGCTATTTCATGGGCCATCTCCGACCAGACTCTTGCAGTGTCCTCAAACATCATAGCTGGGAAGAACGCATTCATATCAAGGGATGCATCTGGCTACATCTGGGTCATGTCCTCCAACTTGACCGCTCCAGCTCCAACTAGGTACGACCTCTCTACCTTCAGGAGTTCTGCGACGGACAGCATAACGAGCTGGCTGTTCGGCGGGAACATGCTGGACACGGATAGCTCCCAGCCGACGGTCAAGGGCAGCGTGCTGCCTGCGGGCACGGGCACAGACGTATGGGCCGTGTATGGCTACAACGGTATAGTCGCCGCGAGGAAACTGACATCGGGCGTATGGTCAGCGCAGACGACGATCTATACTGGAGCAACTAATACCAACACAGAAATTGCGCCGCCGTGCGCTGTCGTTGACGGCAACGGCGTCATCCATGTCGTGTACGGAAACGACCACGAGCAACCTATCGGAACGTCAAAGCCGTACATCTACTACGTCTACAACACGGGCTCTGGATGGTCGGTCCCTTACAGGCTTGAGAGTGTTGCGAACAACCTCGGGAACGTTTATCCGACTATATCGGTGGACTCCTCCACAGGAACGGTCTATGCATTCTGGATAGAGACTGATACCAACGGAGTCGGCATCACGGTGACGGGCAAGAAGAACACTAGCGGTGCCTGGACGGCCTTGACGCTGTCGGGTCAGACGGCGGGCGCAAAGCAATACCTCAATTCGATCTACTCCGCCTCGGGAGAACAGTACATCTGCTGGCAGTGGACCCAGAACACTACAAGTCCGATCCAGGTCCTGTTCGACAAGCTACCTGAGTTCAAGAGCGTCATCATGCCCGTGCTGTTCCTGACGCTGATAGTCGTGGTCGGGATGCATCGGAGGAGAGGCAAGACCCGCAGAGACGTATGAGGTGCCTGTTATCGCCAGACACGTCTGAGTTCGATTACTTATATAATGGGTAAAACTATTCCTAAGCGATGGAAAGGTAGCGGAAGGATATGACCGAAGAACCGCACAAGGATATATTTCTCAGCTGTTTCAAGTGTGGCCGCATAGTCCGCTCGAACGACACTGAATGCCCTAGGTGCGGCCTTCAGTTCGGTCCTGGGACACTGTTCGAGTGCCCGTTCTGCTGCGGCCTAATCTGGCGCAATGCCACGACATGCACCACGTGCGGCATCGATCTAACCAAATTCTCCGAGAACGTGGAGAAGTCGAGCTCCGGATTCGATATGGACGAATTCGTGGACAGCATCATCAACACGGAGCTCAAGGAGATGAAGGATTCCATTCGGAGGGTCGCATGCCCTGGCTGCGGCCTGATGATAAGGGGCGACGAGGACAGGTGCCCAAGATGCGACCTCCCGCTGGAGGAGGCCCAAGTGGATTGCCCTGTCTGCGGAGAGAAGCTGCCGCTCTCGGCAACCGCGT
This Candidatus Thermoplasmatota archaeon DNA region includes the following protein-coding sequences:
- a CDS encoding zinc ribbon domain-containing protein; its protein translation is MTEEPAIYCPLCGNKVPPGVTKCLVCATELQKVISRRSLDKAEASKPLADYIRKELPKTELHAAKVTCPQCALELHGGEAKCPRCGIPLKSEQDMLECPECGALTPEDAKACPNCGVGFEDQEEEEVPVPAPPLPVKVGPPELLEPKILPQAPTEPRPEVVTSLPERVSTTSGLGAVNGRGAINGTGLINGTGLVNGTGMTNGTQVGGRMTPATSRRGSFLTRWQFLAVVVAIVIVIPTFIFLSYSGPSEGPTIDGNFGDWSHTDKLGIYSVAGSAPVDIDEWATQVKGQQLFLYFRVQEALMGSTNVDSFYLFVDSDNSPSTGYAISGIGADYLMEVSGWNGSVQSTSLSRYESTTDQYQYDWNAWVKLNSFSASLGTNQLEAMAEMPVALNGNAKFVLMSQDYLYRNSVSYAVPTVGGVLVVEQFMGTGVPADGIVARASGVVMLRLVFSCQGGGGTVQNVAPSVSGAEFTASFEQFTLRPGDEHILDLQFNTLASTVESMVSVSVAPGGITSTFSSVQVFGFPVRAYVASAPADIHVDGAFGDWTGRTSMDADSTSVGNANININSVGAVNTTSSSSFYVSVVGDMCSGSYVPFIFSKPSGPGGGGGGIVIPQRNTGEDILRVYIDSDMSAATGYPMSLSSKTIGADFKIEVMGIYGKITSKSLMSCSGGSWDLVSSALVSAASDAQRLELQVSSDAISSSVSIDYVIETTDWRGRSDLSTSAPQGTRAWTIDGTTTSTAATAMSYQRKLFYDGTNFWSFYWDGTNTVYKYSTDSGVTWAAGGTVFKAAGVNEASIWWDASNSTVYVVGDTSTATVTVRLQKGTVSPATRAISWAISDQTLAVSSNIIAGKNAFISRDASGYIWVMSSNLTAPAPTRYDLSTFRSSATDSITSWLFGGNMLDTDSSQPTVKGSVLPAGTGTDVWAVYGYNGIVAARKLTSGVWSAQTTIYTGATNTNTEIAPPCAVVDGNGVIHVVYGNDHEQPIGTSKPYIYYVYNTGSGWSVPYRLESVANNLGNVYPTISVDSSTGTVYAFWIETDTNGVGITVTGKKNTSGAWTALTLSGQTAGAKQYLNSIYSASGEQYICWQWTQNTTSPIQVLFDKLPEFKSVIMPVLFLTLIVVVGMHRRRGKTRRDV